One window of the Canis aureus isolate CA01 chromosome 1, VMU_Caureus_v.1.0, whole genome shotgun sequence genome contains the following:
- the CENPW gene encoding centromere protein W — translation MAVSGVLSQRTHVRRKAPRTFLRRLFRRQKPRLRLETGGDLLVHLNCLLFVHRLAEESRMNAFENKDGVIKKEHVLAAAKVILKKSRG, via the exons ATGGCGGTCTCGGGCGTGCTGTCCCAGAGGACGCACGTAAGGCGGAAGGCGCCCCGGACCTTCCTCAGGCGCCTCTTCCGGCGACAGAAGCCGCGGCTACGTCTGGAGACGGGTGGCGACCTCCTG gtgcaTCTGAATTGTTTACTGTTTGTTCATCGGTTAGCAGAAGAGTCCAGAATGAATGCTTTTGAGAATAAGGATGGAGTCATTAAAAAAGAGCATGTACTGGCTGCAGCAAAG GTAATTCTAAAGAAGAGCAGAGGTTAG